The Terriglobales bacterium region TCGCTCACGCGGCCGAGGTTGAAGCTGCCCTCCGCGCCGCCGGTCTTGGTCTTGACCAGCGACTGCAGCGTGTACAGCGCGTCGAAGGTCGCCACGCCCCAGCCCAGCATGTAGGCGCTGGAATCGAAATTGAGGATCTTGGGAATGAAGTTCGAGAACGGGATGGCGTTCAGCTTGACGCGCAGCCCGGCCTTGGCCCACATGCCGACCAGCGCCTGGCAGATCTTCTCGTCGTTCACGTAGCGGTTGTTCGGGCAGTCGAGCGTGAACTCGAAGCCGTCCGGATAGCCGGCCTCGGCGAGCAGCTTCTTCGCCCCGGCCGGGTCGTACTTCACCGGCACGTCGATGTCCTTGGTGTGGCCGTGCACGCCGGGCGCGACCATGATGCCGGCCGGGATCGACAGGCCGCGCATCACCACGCGCTTGATCGCCTCGCGGTCGACCGCCATGTTGAGCGCCTTGCGCACGCGCACGTCCTTGAACGGGTTCTTGCCCTTCACGCTGCCGTACTGCAGCTCGTCGCGCTGCTGGTCCATGCCGATGAAGATGGTGCGCACCTCGTGGCCGTCGAGCACTTTCAGCTTCGCGTCCTTGCGCAGGCGGTCCACGTCCTGGGTCGGCACGTCGGTCACCATGTCGACGTCGCCGGAGAGCAGCGCCGAGACGCGCGTCGCGTCGGACTTGATCGGGTTGTAGACCACGTCGGTGACGTTGCCGTCCAGCTTGCCCCACCAGTTCTTGTTGTAGGTCATGACGATCTGCTTGTCCGGCTCCCAGCCCTTGATCATGTACGGGCCGGTGCCGTTGACGTTGCGCGAGGCGTAGGTCTCTTCCTTCTTCGCGTAGTCCTGCACGTTGGCCGAGCGGTTCTTCTCCGACCAGCTCTTGCTCATGATGCGGAAGTCGCGGATGTTGCGCAGCAGGATCGGCACCGGGCCGCTCAGCACGAAGTCCACCGTGTAGTCGTCGACCTTCACCACGTCCGTGATGCCGGTGACGTAGATCTGCATGGTGCCCTGCGGCTGGACGATGCGCTTGTACGAGAACACCACGTCGTCGGCGGTGAACGGCGAGCCGTCGTGGAACTTGACGTTCTTCCTCAGGTTGAAGCGCCAGTGCGTGTCGTCGATCTGCTTCCAGCTCGTCGCGAGCGCCGGCTCGATCTTGTACTCGCCGCCGACCGGCTTGGCGTAGCGCGTCAGCCCTTCGTAGGCGTGCTGCAGGATCGCGTTGCTGGTGGCGTGGTTCTGCGAGTGCGGGTCGAGCGACAGCACGTCGTTCTGCGCGGCCCATTTCAGGTTTGCGGCGTAGGCGGGAACGGCGGCCGCGAACGCCAATGCCAGAAGCAGTTTCCTCATGTCCTCCTCCTCATTTGATCGGCAGTGCTTCCTCCACCAGCGCGGCCAGGTAGCCCGCGCCGAGGGGGATCACCTCGTCGTTGAAATCGTAGTTGGGATTGTGCAGGAAGCAGCCGCCCTGGGGACCGCCTTGCCCGAGAAAGACATAGGCCCCGGGGCGCGCCTGCAGCATGTACGAGAAATCCTCGCCGCCCATGGTGGGCTCGTGCTCGGTGATCACGTTGCCCTTGCCGAACACGCGCTCGCCGACGCGCGCCGCGAACTGCGCCTCGCGGGCGCTGTTGACGGTCGCCGGATAGCCGCGGGTGTATTGGATCTCGCTCGAGCAACCGAAGGCCTCGGCTACTTTCGTGACGATCTCCTTGAGGCGCCGTTCGGCCAGGTCGCGCGTGGCCGGGCGGAAGCTGCGCACCGTGCCGACCAGCTTGACCGCATCGGGCACCACATTGAAGGCGCCCACCTGGCTGGTCTGCATCGAGCAGATGCTCACCACCACCGCGTCGACCGGCTCGACGTTGCGGCTCGCGATGGTCTGCAGCGCGCTGATGATCTGCGCGCAGGCCACCACCGGGTCGACGACGAGATGCGGCATGGCGCCGTGGCCGCCGCGGCCGCGCACGGTGATCTGGACCTCGTCGGTGGCGGCCATCACCGGGCCGGCGCGCACCGCCATCTGCCCGGCCGGCAGGCCCGGCCAGTTGTGCACGGCGTAAATCTCGTGGGCGGGAAACTTGTCGAACAGGCCTTCGTTCACCATCACCTGGCCGCCGCCGCCGCCTTCCTCGGCGGGCTGGAACACCAGGTACGCGGTGCCCTCGAAGTTGCGCGTCTCTGACAGGTAGCGCGCCGCGCCGAGCAGCATGGTGGTATGGCCGTCGTGCCCGCAGGCGTGCATTCGCCCTTCATGCTTCGATCGATGGGGAAAGGCATTCAATTCGTGCATGGGCAGGCAGTCCATGTCGGCGCGCAGCGCGACGGCCTTGCCGTTCTTCTTCTTGCCGTGAATCACGCCGACCACGCCGGTCTTCGCGAGGCCGGTATGGGTCTCCACGCCGAGCTTCTTCAAGTAGTCGGCGACCACCCCGGCGGTTCTCTGCTCGGTGAAGGACAGCTCGGGATGGGCGTGCAGGTCGCGGCGGATCGCGGTGAGCTCGCGGTGGTACTGGCGGATGCGTTCGACGGGGCTGGTCATAGCGGTCGCAGGCGGAGTCGGGGATCGACCGCATAGTAGAGGAGATCGACCACCAGGTTGATCACGACGAAAAAGAGCGCGATCAGGCACAGGTAGGCTGCCATCACCGGTACGTCCGCGACGCTGACCGCCTGGATGAACAGCAGTCCCATCCCGGGCCACTGGAACACCGTCTCGGTGATGATCGAGAAGGCGATGATCGCGCCGAGCTGCAGCCCGGTGATGGTGATCACCGGCACCAGGGTGTTCTTGAGCGCGTGGCCGAAGTGCACCGCGCGGTCGGTGAGGCCGCGCGCGCGCGCGAAGCGGATGTAGTCGGTGCGCAGCACTTCGAGCATCTCCGAGCGCACCAGGCGCTGGATCAGCGTCATCTGGAAGAGGCCGAGCGTGATGGCGGGAAGCACGAGCGCCTTCAGGCCGGAGGCGGTGAGCAGCCCCGTGCTCCACCAGCCGATCTGCACCACGTCGCCGCGCCCGAAGGAGGGCATCCAGCCGAGCCAGACCGAGAACACCAGGATGAGCAGGATGCCGATCAGAAAGGTCGGCAGCGACACGCCGGCGAGCGAGACCGCCAGCAGAACATGCGAGAACCAGGAATCCTTCTTCAACGCGGTGTAGACGCCCATCGGGATGCCGAGCGCGAGCGCGAGCAACGCGGCGACGATGGAGAGC contains the following coding sequences:
- a CDS encoding M20 aminoacylase family protein; this translates as MTSPVERIRQYHRELTAIRRDLHAHPELSFTEQRTAGVVADYLKKLGVETHTGLAKTGVVGVIHGKKKNGKAVALRADMDCLPMHELNAFPHRSKHEGRMHACGHDGHTTMLLGAARYLSETRNFEGTAYLVFQPAEEGGGGGQVMVNEGLFDKFPAHEIYAVHNWPGLPAGQMAVRAGPVMAATDEVQITVRGRGGHGAMPHLVVDPVVACAQIISALQTIASRNVEPVDAVVVSICSMQTSQVGAFNVVPDAVKLVGTVRSFRPATRDLAERRLKEIVTKVAEAFGCSSEIQYTRGYPATVNSAREAQFAARVGERVFGKGNVITEHEPTMGGEDFSYMLQARPGAYVFLGQGGPQGGCFLHNPNYDFNDEVIPLGAGYLAALVEEALPIK
- a CDS encoding ABC transporter substrate-binding protein, whose protein sequence is MRKLLLALAFAAAVPAYAANLKWAAQNDVLSLDPHSQNHATSNAILQHAYEGLTRYAKPVGGEYKIEPALATSWKQIDDTHWRFNLRKNVKFHDGSPFTADDVVFSYKRIVQPQGTMQIYVTGITDVVKVDDYTVDFVLSGPVPILLRNIRDFRIMSKSWSEKNRSANVQDYAKKEETYASRNVNGTGPYMIKGWEPDKQIVMTYNKNWWGKLDGNVTDVVYNPIKSDATRVSALLSGDVDMVTDVPTQDVDRLRKDAKLKVLDGHEVRTIFIGMDQQRDELQYGSVKGKNPFKDVRVRKALNMAVDREAIKRVVMRGLSIPAGIMVAPGVHGHTKDIDVPVKYDPAGAKKLLAEAGYPDGFEFTLDCPNNRYVNDEKICQALVGMWAKAGLRVKLNAIPFSNFIPKILNFDSSAYMLGWGVATFDALYTLQSLVKTKTGGAEGSFNLGRVSDPKLDNVIDAIKIATDTKARDALLREGLLRTRDEFYYIPLHHQLRPWAMKKNVTTVHIADDRPEARFTRVEGGH
- a CDS encoding ABC transporter permease, whose amino-acid sequence is MTAFILRRLAQAVLVMLTVGLIAFSLFRFVGDPVTFMFGQDATPEQRIEVTRVLGLDQPFYVQYLRFVGNALQGEFGLSLRQVQPVSRLIGDRLPATLELSIVAALLALALGIPMGVYTALKKDSWFSHVLLAVSLAGVSLPTFLIGILLILVFSVWLGWMPSFGRGDVVQIGWWSTGLLTASGLKALVLPAITLGLFQMTLIQRLVRSEMLEVLRTDYIRFARARGLTDRAVHFGHALKNTLVPVITITGLQLGAIIAFSIITETVFQWPGMGLLFIQAVSVADVPVMAAYLCLIALFFVVINLVVDLLYYAVDPRLRLRPL